Proteins encoded by one window of Aphidius gifuensis isolate YNYX2018 linkage group LG2, ASM1490517v1, whole genome shotgun sequence:
- the LOC122848675 gene encoding uncharacterized protein LOC122848675, with the protein MGGTSVIRKTKHKLKAVSHKFDHSDRVSDSSLATCHCLEQNNYLSAFESFYIESPLLNDYFDFNNTFTDSGTLGIINNNHYNCNNKEFFTNDNQTSTMASKSKHRRENFDVNDHTGSNTNSNYRRYRRTKKRRGFVFVHQ; encoded by the exons ATGGGTGGAACGAGTGTCATACGAAAAACAAAGCACAAGCTTAAAGCTGTGTCACATAAATTTGACCACAGTGATCGGGTCAGTGATTCAAGCTTGGCTACTTGTCATTGCcttgaacaaaataattatttgtctgCATTTGAATCATTTTATATAGAATCACCATTActcaatgattattttgacTTCAATAATACATTTACAGACAGTGGCACTTTAggcatcattaataataatcattataattgtaataataaagaatttttCACAAACGATAATCAAACATCAACAATGGCATCTAAATCAAAACATCGCCGAGaaaattttgatgttaatgatCACACTGGTAGTAATACCAATAGTAATTATCGTCGTTATCGAAGGACAAAAAAACGACg AGGCTTTGTATTTGTCCACCAATGA